In a single window of the Pleurodeles waltl isolate 20211129_DDA chromosome 4_2, aPleWal1.hap1.20221129, whole genome shotgun sequence genome:
- the UBL5 gene encoding ubiquitin-like protein 5: MIEVVCNDRLGKKVRVKCNSEDTIGDLKKLIAAQTGTRWDKIVLKKWYTIFKDHVTLGDYEIHDGMNLELYYQ, translated from the exons ATGATCGAGGTTGTGTGTAACGACCGGCTGGGGAAGAAAGTCAGAGTAAAGTGCAA CAGTGAAGATACCATAGGGGATTTGAAGAAATTAATTGCTGCTCAAACTGGTACAAGATGGGACAAGATTGTACTCAAGAAGTG GTATACTATCTTTAAGGATCATGTGACGTTGGGGGATT ATGAAATCCACGATGGAATGAATCTTGAATTATACTACCAGTAA